Proteins encoded in a region of the Aptenodytes patagonicus chromosome Z, bAptPat1.pri.cur, whole genome shotgun sequence genome:
- the OSTF1 gene encoding osteoclast-stimulating factor 1: MSKPPPKPAKPGQVKVFRALYTFEPRTPDELYFEEGDIIYISDMSDTNWWKGTCKGRTGLIPSNYVAEQAESIDNPLHEAAKRGNLSWLRECLDNRVGVNGLDKAGNTALYWACHGGHKDIVDVLFTQANLELNQQNKLGDTALHAAAWKGYADIVEMLLAKGARTDLKNNEKKLALDMATNAACASLLKKKQSAGTVRTLSNAEEYLDDEDSD; the protein is encoded by the exons ATGTCCAAGCCGCCACCTAAACCGGCCAAACCAG ggcaGGTTAAAGTGTTCAGGGCCCTGTATACATTTGAGCCCAGAACG ccagatgAACTGTACTTCGAAGAAGGAGATATCATTTACATCTCTGACATG AGTGATACAAATTGGTGGAAAGGAACTTGCAAAGGGAGAACTGGACTCATTCCAAGCAACTATG TGGCAGAGCAAGCTGAGTCTATTGATAACCCACTGCATGAAGCTGCCAAACGTG GCAACCTAAGCTGGTTGAGAGAGTGTTTGGATAATCGAGTTGGGGTCAATGGCTTAGACAAAGCtggaaacacagctctgtacTGGGCATGCCATGGAGGCCACAAAG ATATAGTGGATGTTCTGTTTACCCAGGCAAACTTAGAGTTAAACCAACAG AACAAATTGGGAGACACAGCTTTGCATGCTGCTGCATGGAAAGGTTATGCAGATATTGTAGAGATGCTGCTGGCAAAGG GGGCAAGAACAGATCTGAAGAACAACGAGAAGAAACTGGCTTTAGACATGGCAACCAATGCAGCTTGTGCTTCCCTGCTTAAGAAGAAACAGAGTGCAG GTACAGTCCGAACATTAAGTAATGCAGAGGAATACCTCGACGATGAAGACTCCGATTAG
- the NMRK1 gene encoding nicotinamide riboside kinase 1 isoform X1 produces the protein MKVLVIGLGGVTNGGKTTLAEKLKKMLPNCDIISQDDFFKPESEVETDERGFKLYDVLDALYMDEMVKSIRNWIKSPASSGVVTEELQNTCDNLKNTDDVYILIVEGFLLYNYEPLNELWNRRYFLTLPYEECKRRRSTRVYQPADTPGYFDGHVWPMYLKYKNELEENAINVVYLDGTKSQEELLPCVYSDIIQELKKLGERNQQVTA, from the exons atGAAAGTATTGGTTATTGGCCTTGGAGG TGTAACAAATGGGGGGAAAACAACGCTGGCAGAAAAGCTTAAGAAAATGCTTCCCAACTGTGATATAATCTCTCAAGATGACTTCTTTAAG ccaGAGTCTGAAGTAGAAACAGATGAACGTGGATTTAAGCTATATGATG TACTTGATGCCCTCTATATGGATGAAATGGTGAAAAGTATTCGCAATTGGATTAAAAGCCCGGCAAGCTCAGGTGTTGTGACAGAAGAGCTGCAGAATACATGTGATAATCTGAAAAATACAGATGATGTTTATATTTTGATTGTTGAAGGCTTTCTGCTGTACAATTATGA gCCGCTTAATGAACTATGGAATAGAAGATACTTTCTGACCCTTCCTTATGAAGAGTGCAAAAGGAGAAGGAG CACCAGAGTCTACCAGCCAGCAGATACACCGGGGTACTTCGATGGACACGTGTGGCCTATGtatctgaaatataaaaatgaattggAAGAGAATGCAATTAACGTTG TTTATTTGGATGGAACAAAATCCCAAGAAGAGCTTTTACCCTGTGTGTACAGTGATATAATACAGGAATtaaaaaagctgggggaaagaa ATCAGCAGGTCACAGCATGA
- the NMRK1 gene encoding nicotinamide riboside kinase 1 isoform X2, producing the protein MNLRESEVETDERGFKLYDVLDALYMDEMVKSIRNWIKSPASSGVVTEELQNTCDNLKNTDDVYILIVEGFLLYNYEPLNELWNRRYFLTLPYEECKRRRSTRVYQPADTPGYFDGHVWPMYLKYKNELEENAINVVYLDGTKSQEELLPCVYSDIIQELKKLGERNQQVTA; encoded by the exons ATGAACTTGAGAG AGTCTGAAGTAGAAACAGATGAACGTGGATTTAAGCTATATGATG TACTTGATGCCCTCTATATGGATGAAATGGTGAAAAGTATTCGCAATTGGATTAAAAGCCCGGCAAGCTCAGGTGTTGTGACAGAAGAGCTGCAGAATACATGTGATAATCTGAAAAATACAGATGATGTTTATATTTTGATTGTTGAAGGCTTTCTGCTGTACAATTATGA gCCGCTTAATGAACTATGGAATAGAAGATACTTTCTGACCCTTCCTTATGAAGAGTGCAAAAGGAGAAGGAG CACCAGAGTCTACCAGCCAGCAGATACACCGGGGTACTTCGATGGACACGTGTGGCCTATGtatctgaaatataaaaatgaattggAAGAGAATGCAATTAACGTTG TTTATTTGGATGGAACAAAATCCCAAGAAGAGCTTTTACCCTGTGTGTACAGTGATATAATACAGGAATtaaaaaagctgggggaaagaa ATCAGCAGGTCACAGCATGA